GTGAGGCGTTCCGTCACGTCGACTACCACATTCACGATGCGAAGCTGACGGAGCTGTAGGTTCCGAACGGCACCGCTTCTCAAGGATTGGTTGCGCCAGACGACTCCCGTATCACGCCGGACGAATCGGCCGTTACGGGGGTGGTACTTCGTACGGTAGGGGCGGGTACTGGGGGAAGATCTCAGCGCGCTCTCAACGGCGCGACACGCCCACATCGCCACTGACGTTGCTCCCACACCGTCGTCGCTCCGGCCTTGCCGACGATCGTGGTCCGCGTGCACGTCGCACTGCTGTGAATCTACCTCGGTGGAACGTGATCTGCATTTACCCGGGTAGCGACGGTCGCGGTGCGGCCGGGCGGCGCGGGACGGCCCGCGCGGATTGAAAGTGGATGGACCGATGCCTGACGGTGACCCTCGCAATGCTGCTTTTCGTTACTGCGACGTGTGCGGGCGGGTCGTGCCGGCGGCCAGCACCCAGCGGCTGGCAACCCACAACCTGTGCCTGCGCTGCGCACTCGTCTTCCAGCAAAGCCAGGACGGAAACGGGACGCCGCCCGGGGACCCGCGGGACGACGCTCGCTGGCAGGTTGACCCGGGTGTAGCCTCCGAGGGGCGGTTCGCCAGCTACCAGCCCACCGAGCGCGAACTCCAATGGTGGTCCTTCATCTCCTGGCTCGTCGCCACCGGACGTATAAGCGCCGGCCAGGACGAAGGTGCCGAACTCCTCGAGGCCGCTGAGCAGAGCTGACGACGGTCACTCGTACTTGATGATGAGGTCGGCCAGCGGGCGGCGCTCCCGCCGTTTGGGGTCGGCGGCCGCGTAGCCGATGGTGAGCAGCGCGTGGGGGATGACCGTCTCCGGGAGTCCCAGCGCTTGCCGCGCGACATCGGGGCAGAAGAGGGGTGCACACATCCACCCCCCATCGAGGCCCAGCCGGTACGCCATCAGCAACATGTTCTGCGCGGCGCAGCCGAGGCTCTGGATCGCCATCGTCGTCTCGGCCGCCTGGCGCTCAGGGTCCGGGTAGCGGTCGAGGTCTTCCAGGTAGAGACAGAGAACAATCAGGACTGGTGCCTCCATGAGGCGGCGGCGGGAGCCGGCGAGCCGCTTGGCGATGATCTCCTCCGGCTGGCCGTCCATGGCCAGGTTGTGGAGCCAGGCGTCGCCCATCGCGTCGGCGAGCCGAGCCTTGACCTCCGGTTTGGTGAGGACCGCGAAGCGCCATGGCTGGGTCCCGTGCGGCGACGGCGCCCAGCGGCCGGCCTCCAGGATCTGCTCGACCAGCGCGCGGTCGATTGGGTCCGGCCGGAATCGCCGCACCGAGCGCCGGCCGCGAATCAGTTCCGGGAGATCGAGCGCCCGCTCACTCGGTTCCGGACGGTCATCGGTCTCCACCTGGCTCCTCCTTGCTCCGGCTCTGAACTTCGTCCATGCCCTCACGTTCCCGACTCGTCGCTGCTTGCACCGACAGGGGCATGGCCGGCCAGCTCCTCTAGATCCGCCGGGGTATCAATGTCGAACGCGAGGCCCTGCACCCGCAATTCCCGGAGCGGCAGGCCGCGCGACCGCGCCTGGGCCTGATGGCGGGCGAAGCTACCGGCACCGAACGCCGGCTCGATGGCATCCGGTGGGCGGAGCGCGGCGGCGTTGGTGCCGTGGTCGTGCCGGTCCGGAGCGAGTGCTATGCCTCGCTCCGGTAGGGCCGCGACGAGAGCGTCGATCTCGTCAGCCGTGATCCAGGGGAGATCGGCGAGGACGATGAGCAGGGTGTCGGCGCCGCGCCGGAGTGCCTCATCCCGGCCGAGACGCAAACCCTCGTTCAACCCCACGCCGGGTTGCAGGAGCGCGATCGCGCCGCGCCGCGCTGCGTGCTCGAGCACCTCGGGGTCCGGCGACACGAGGATGACCGCATCGACCTGGCGCGCGGCATTCAGCGCGGTCAGGACGTGGTCGAGCAGGCTGAGGACCAGCGTACGCCGCTCGTCGGGGGCCAGGCGCGCGGCGAGTCGACTCTTGGCGGTGCTCAGCCGCTGGACGGGGACGACCGCGATGGTGGTCATGCGCGGGCCCGGCTCTCCAGGCGGGCAGCGAAGGAAAGCGTCTCGTCCGCCAGCGTGCGCCGGTGCGCCTCGTCGCGCATGACGGTGTCGGTCACGTGCACCGCGATCCCCATCTCTTCGATCCGCCCGGCGAGTTCCGCATCCACCTGATCGATCACGATGCCATCCAGGAAATCCCGGTAGAGTGCCGCCACCCCGGCCGCCGAGACCTCATGGCCGAGCGAGGCGAGCATGCGGTCGGCCGGGCCCTTGAGAGCCGCGCCACCGACGATCGGGCTGACGGCGACCACCGGGGCCGAGACATCGCGCAAGAGATCCCGGAAGCCGGGGACGGCGAGGATCGGGCCAATGCTCACAATCGGGTTGGAGGGACACAGGACGACCGCCGCGGCCTCCCGAAGCGCAGCCGCGACGCCCGGCGGTATCGTCGCGGCCTCGATACCCTCGAAGCGCACGCCGCGGACCTCGTCGGCCTGCCGCCGGCGCACGAAGTAGTCCTGGAAGGCGAGGTCGCCGTCCGGCGTCTCGACGATGGTCGCCACCGGCTCGTCGCACATCGGCAGGATCGCAGCCCGGATACCGAGCGCGCCTGCCAGTTCCGCAGTGACTGTGGTCAGGCTGGCGCCGGCCCGCAGCCGCTCGGTGCGCAGGATGTGCGTGGCGAGATCCCGATCGCCCAGCCAGAACCAGGTCTCCCGACCGTAGCGGCCGATCATCTCCAGTGCGGCCGCGGTGTCCCCGGCGATCCCCCAGCCGGTTTGAGGGTTGGCGATGCCGCCCAGGGTGTACATCACGGTGTCGAGATCGGGGGAGATGTGCAGCCCGAAGAGGGAGAAGTCATCCGCCGTGTTGACGACGACCGTGAGGGCGGCCTCCGGCCGTGCCAATGCGAGCCCGTGCGCCAGCTTGGCGCCGCCGACGCCACCCGCCAGCGCGACGATACGCTGCTCCGCCATGAACCCTGTCCGCGCCACGCCCCGCTACCTCCCACCTGATCGTCACGCTCGCTCGAATTCCGCCTCGAATCGCTCCCGGTACATCCTACTACGCCAGCGAGCGCTGGGACGTTAGCGTGAGGATGCTATGCTCGCAGGTGGAGTCCGCCCTTGACCGGGATGGCTAAGTAAGTGCCGTCGCATATCGACTTCCCCCCATATCCGAACGAGGAGGAACGGCTTCTCGACATCAAGTGCCGACCTATAAGAGGTAAGGCCGCTTGACAGCATGCGACCGGATCCATAGTATTGGATCGATCGTTTCCTGGGTGAGCCAAGAGGTGTACCGGCAGGACTGTTAGGCCCAGCCGCCAGTCAGTGACATTCTCCTCGGGAGAGTTCTATCTCCCAACAACCCTCTTCGACACATGGCGGTGCGCTTGTACTACCAGGGGCAGTGCACCTAAGAGAGTCTCACCTCCGAAACCAGGGATGTCCGTGCCGTTCACTGCGGCACTGTACATCTGTCTTGCCATTTTGCATGGCGCGATTGAGAGGTTTGTATCGTGTTACCGAGAGGGGGACGTTAGGTGTACGTACCGCGGGGTGGCCATGTTCCAGAAGATCTTGACAAGTTGGTCCGGCGTCCCATGACACGCCGGTCGTTCATAGGGTCGGCAGCTCGGGCTGCCGTCGCTGCCGGTATCTTTGGCGCCGGAAACTGGATGTGGGCTGGATGCGGTACCAGTTCCGGTGGCAGATCATCCGGGCAGAAGGAACTCGTGATTGCCTCCTGGGGCGGTGCTTACCAGGAGGCGCAGCGAAAGGCTTTCTTTGATCCCTTCACGAAGGAAACGGGCATCAAGATCATTGAGGCGGGTCCTACCGACAATGCCAAGATTGCCGCTATGGTGGAGAGCGGTAACGTCGAATGGGATCTCGTTGATAATGATATGGGAGGAATCCTAGAACTCAAGAAGAAGGATTTTCTTGAGCCTATCCCCTATGATGCAATCCCGCAAGACGTACTGGACCAGTTCGAAGACTCGGACAAAGATCCGTATGGCTTCGCCATTATGTGGTTCTCAACGTGTATCGCCTACCGTACGGACGCTTTCGGTGGCGATTATCCGAAAGATTGGGCCGAGTTCTGGGACGTCGAACGATTTCCCGGCCCACGGTCGCTGCAGTATGCGAGTAACCTGGAGCAGGCCCTCGCGGCAGACGGGGTGCCGATCGATCAGATCTATCCGATTGATATTGACAGAGCCTTCAAGAAGTTCGACGAGATCCGCGAGCACGTCGTGAAGTGGTGGGAGACCGGGGCGGTTCCAGCCCAGATGCTGAGCGACAATGAGATCGTGCTTGCCAGTGCTTATAATGGCCGTATCGGTGCGATTAAAGAACAGGGTGCTCCCGTCGACGTCAACTTCAACCAGGGACTGCTGATCGGTGAGTATTGGATGATCCCGAAAGGGACGGAGAAGCTCGACCTCATCAAAGAGTTCCTAGCGTTTGCGGCCCAGGCAGAGCAGCACGTCGAGCTGTCCAAGCACATTCTCTATGGACCCGCTAACAAGAAGGCTTACGAGCAGATACCGCCCGAACGCGCGGCACAGCTGCCTACCTCCCCCGAGAACAGAGCCAGGCAGATCATCTTCAATGCAGAGTGGCATGGAGAGCATAATGAGGAAGTCCGAGAACGTTTCACGTCTTGGCTGCTAGGGGGCTAGCCGGCAGGCCTCGGCGTGGAGCGATCGTCTCGGGCGTAGCCCCGCGGCGTTATCGCGTCGCAGCGTCGATCGCGTGAGGGGCATGGAGGGTGAGCTGCAGTGTCCAACGGTGGAGCTGTGTACGCAGCGCCTGGAGGAGCGCGGCGACTTGCCGCACGGGTACGTCAACGATATCCCGAAGTGCAAAGCGTGCTGGTCTTAGCGCCAGCACTTGTGCTGCTCACCCTCCTGTACCTTCTTCCGTTGGCTCAGATGCTTCTCCGAAGCATTCTAGACCCGGAGTTTACGCTGGAGCATTATCAGCACTTCTTCACCGAAGCGGTATACCTCCGAGTCCTGGGCGTGACGTTCCGCATGGCCCTGGCTGTAACCGTGCTCACATTGCTACTTGGGTTTCCTGTTGCGTACGTTCTGTCCACGGCTAGACCACGGTGGCGGAACATCATGCTTCTGGCCGTCATTCTGCCGTTCTGGATCAGCATTCTCGTTCGCACCTATGCATGGATGGTGTTACTCGGTCGCTCAGGAGTTGTGAACGAAACACTGCTTCGCCTCGGATTGGTCACGGAACCGATCAAAGTGATCAACACGCAGGCTGGCGTGCTGATAGGCATGACCCACATCTTGCTTCCGTACATGATCTTGCCGCTGTACAGCGTCATGCGCGGGATTGATCCCCGACTCATGCAGGCAGCATCGAGTCTTGGGGCGGGGACGTGGTCGGCGCTGAGGCATGTTTATTTGCCGTTAGCGATGCCGGGGATTGTTGCGGGATCGATTCTCGTCTTCATCATCTCGCTGGGCTTTTACATCACCCCGGCGCTTCTCGGCGGACCTCGCGACCAGATGGTGGCAATGGTAATCGCTGGGCAGGTTCAGACGCTCTTGAACTGGGGCTTCGCGGCGGCAATCTCGGCTGTCCTCCTGGGAACTACCCTGGTCCTCTTCGCCGTCTGTAACCGTCTGGTCGGGCTCGACCAAATGTTTGGTGGGATCTCGCGATGACAGGCTATCAGAGTGCGCGGCCCCAGGCTTCGGACATGAAAGTCGCACGTTCTGGGCGATCGCGTCGTCAGATGAGACTCGGGACACTCTTCTTACGGACGTACGTCGCGTTAGTGCTGTTCTTCCTCGTGGCACCCATCTCCATTATCGTGCCGGTTTCTTTCTCGTCGTCTCAGTTCCTCCAGTTCCCGCCACCTGGTTTCTCGTTACAGTGGTATCGAGAGATTTTCACAGGTCCAAACTGGACGGACTCGATCATTACGAGCGTTCAGGTGGGAGTACTCACGTCGCTACTGGCGACGACGTTGGGAGTGCTTGCCTCATTCGGGAT
This genomic window from Sphaerobacter thermophilus DSM 20745 contains:
- a CDS encoding nitroreductase family protein produces the protein METDDRPEPSERALDLPELIRGRRSVRRFRPDPIDRALVEQILEAGRWAPSPHGTQPWRFAVLTKPEVKARLADAMGDAWLHNLAMDGQPEEIIAKRLAGSRRRLMEAPVLIVLCLYLEDLDRYPDPERQAAETTMAIQSLGCAAQNMLLMAYRLGLDGGWMCAPLFCPDVARQALGLPETVIPHALLTIGYAAADPKRRERRPLADLIIKYE
- the cofC gene encoding 2-phospho-L-lactate guanylyltransferase; the protein is MTTIAVVPVQRLSTAKSRLAARLAPDERRTLVLSLLDHVLTALNAARQVDAVILVSPDPEVLEHAARRGAIALLQPGVGLNEGLRLGRDEALRRGADTLLIVLADLPWITADEIDALVAALPERGIALAPDRHDHGTNAAALRPPDAIEPAFGAGSFARHQAQARSRGLPLRELRVQGLAFDIDTPADLEELAGHAPVGASSDESGT
- the cofD gene encoding 2-phospho-L-lactate transferase, with product MARTGFMAEQRIVALAGGVGGAKLAHGLALARPEAALTVVVNTADDFSLFGLHISPDLDTVMYTLGGIANPQTGWGIAGDTAAALEMIGRYGRETWFWLGDRDLATHILRTERLRAGASLTTVTAELAGALGIRAAILPMCDEPVATIVETPDGDLAFQDYFVRRRQADEVRGVRFEGIEAATIPPGVAAALREAAAVVLCPSNPIVSIGPILAVPGFRDLLRDVSAPVVAVSPIVGGAALKGPADRMLASLGHEVSAAGVAALYRDFLDGIVIDQVDAELAGRIEEMGIAVHVTDTVMRDEAHRRTLADETLSFAARLESRARA
- a CDS encoding ABC transporter substrate-binding protein, producing the protein MYVPRGGHVPEDLDKLVRRPMTRRSFIGSAARAAVAAGIFGAGNWMWAGCGTSSGGRSSGQKELVIASWGGAYQEAQRKAFFDPFTKETGIKIIEAGPTDNAKIAAMVESGNVEWDLVDNDMGGILELKKKDFLEPIPYDAIPQDVLDQFEDSDKDPYGFAIMWFSTCIAYRTDAFGGDYPKDWAEFWDVERFPGPRSLQYASNLEQALAADGVPIDQIYPIDIDRAFKKFDEIREHVVKWWETGAVPAQMLSDNEIVLASAYNGRIGAIKEQGAPVDVNFNQGLLIGEYWMIPKGTEKLDLIKEFLAFAAQAEQHVELSKHILYGPANKKAYEQIPPERAAQLPTSPENRARQIIFNAEWHGEHNEEVRERFTSWLLGG
- a CDS encoding ABC transporter permease; translation: MQSVLVLAPALVLLTLLYLLPLAQMLLRSILDPEFTLEHYQHFFTEAVYLRVLGVTFRMALAVTVLTLLLGFPVAYVLSTARPRWRNIMLLAVILPFWISILVRTYAWMVLLGRSGVVNETLLRLGLVTEPIKVINTQAGVLIGMTHILLPYMILPLYSVMRGIDPRLMQAASSLGAGTWSALRHVYLPLAMPGIVAGSILVFIISLGFYITPALLGGPRDQMVAMVIAGQVQTLLNWGFAAAISAVLLGTTLVLFAVCNRLVGLDQMFGGISR